ggtaaggggtaaggtctgcgtgcgTGCGTACATCCTACCGTCCCCAAACctcactttgtgggattacactgggtatgttgttggacGAAAATAAATATGAGCAGGGCATTGTCTTTGTTCATGCGGCTTTAGCGTTGTGGTGTGTTTGTTGTAGCAAAATATGTTTTCCTGGAAAATGGTTTCATcaaggaaaaatattttttcagtATTTGGTTACCTTAAATGCTAGAAAATGTTTGCTCAacgtagggtgtgtttggtatgaaggaaaatgttttcctagaaaatgcGTTCTTGGACAAATAAGtgagtttcttacttattttctagtgttggTAGGTAAACAAAAAAATATTGTCCAAGTAAATTTGTATGTAATTTAGGAAAACATTATGGGGGTGGGATATGGTGGGGAGTGGGAATTTGGGGGTGGCGGGGGATGGGACGATCAAGGGGGTGGGGGTTGGGAGCCGTTGAGGGTCAAAGAGCTTGGAAAGCTACTTCGGAAcgtgttttccctacttccatcagggaagtcattttccttattttttatGGGACTTGttttttcctccataccaaacacaccccttAAACAGTTTTCACGGATAACATTGTTTATGGAAACCATCTTCTTCCATACTAAATGCACCTACTGTTTAATTTGCTTAATGTTCCTTTCTTGTAATGTTCCTTCCGCCCCTTCAGGAATATTGGTTGACTTAACAGATGGACCAACTCCTAAAAAGCTAGGCTTCTAGTGTCTATTTTTGTCTTTATTGCATCTGGATGTCTTCTATTTATTCGCTAACTTGGTTCATGGTTGCATCTCTATTCTGGATGTAGCTGTATGACCATCAATATCAGATGGGTCTTCTCATCCTGGAAAGGAAGGAGTGGGTTTCCAATAATGAGCAATTTAAAGCAGCTGCTGAGTCAGCTGAACTCTTGTACAAGCGTGAACAAGCTGCACGTCTTTCTGATGCGGCTGAAGCAAAGAAAGTTGAAAATAATCTGAAGAAAGCGCTTGGAATTGAGAAAGAATGTGTCGCAAACGTATGATTACTCCACTTATTTTTTCTCCGTGTTCTTTCATTATCATTTTTGTTGTAGTTACTATTTCTTTTTTAGAATGCTTTGTCTCTTCActttcttgatttcttttttGTTGTTCTTTCATTATCTTGCTGACATGTTTTTGAATTTTAAACAGATTGAGAAAGCGTTGCATGAGATGCGAGCAGAGTGTGCTGAAGCAAAAGTTGCATCGGAGAATAAATTGGCTGAAGCACAAAGCATGATGGAGGATGCTCAAAAGAAGTATGCCGATGCGGGAGAAAAGTTGCATAAAGCAGAATCTTTGGAAGCAGAAGCCAGCCTTTTTAATCGTAGCGCAGAAAGAAAATTACGTGAAGTCGAGTCACGAGAAGATGATCTTAGGAGACAGACATTATCATTCAAGTCAGAGTATGTGCTTAATGTTGATTTCGAGGATGTTCTTTTGTCTATACTGTGGTTTTGATCGTTGCTGATCTCATGTTTCCATAGTATTTAGACTGTCAAAACACCATTCAGGTTCTACTTCGTGATGTGTTGTACCTTGTTTACTAAGATGCTATTCTCTTCGAGCTCGTTAGGACTTTGGTTCAAATGCTATTCTCTTCGAGCTCGTTAGGACTTTGGATCAATGCCAAAGGTTTACAAACAGGGATGTATGGTTGACCCACGTCACGGGTTTGCATCCTGCTATGAACCTAGTCTGCTATTTAAGTGGAAAAGGGTAGAGGGACGGTCCTATTTATTCCCCGAGTTTCAAACCTTAGAAAGAGGATTTCGCGATTGAAGTATGATTTTTAGGATTGACTGCATTATGAATTTTGGACAGTCTGGTTAAAAGGAAATTATGGATGTTTTTTGGGGATAATAATTTACCTTTGTCTACTGTAAAATTTAGGTGTTTATGGAATATGTATTCTTGGCATAGAAAAGGCTGTTGTAAATTCCCACTTGTGGTATAATACTGGGAATGTCGTGTTTGTTGTAAACACTGTTGTAAGCAATTTTACTGTGGACTGGATTTCATGGATTTATTGCTTAAATTAAAGGAATGAAATTCATAGATATGGTGGTATACTTTTACCCACTTGGTCCTAATTTTTATCAGTAGAATTTCTACctatccttaaaaaaaaggggaTTGAATGCATTCATGAAATTGGCACTTATAGCTGTCATTTGTGAATCTTCCCCACCAAAAGGATCAATTGTTTTGTTCCTCTCAACTAACAGAAAAATGATCATATCTTTAGGTAGTGTAggtaggaatgaagatatcctcTATGGAGGCACTTGTGCTATTCTTATCCTCATGCACATCATTAAGTTTGTTTTTCCTTTGATCTGTCAGTTGTGAAGCAAAAGAGAAAGAGATCCATCTGGAGAAACAATCTCTCTCTGAAAGGCTGAAAACTCTACAGCGATCTCAAGAAGAGTTACTAGAGGCTCAGGCTTTGCTCAACAAGAGAGAAGATTTTATATGTAACAGATCTCTAGAACTGAACAGACGTGAGAAAGACTTGGAGGATGAAAAATTAAACCTGGAGAATGACGTTAAAGCCCTGAATGAGGAGAAGCGCAATCTGGAGCTGAAACTGAAGTCTCTATCAGCAAGAGAAAAAGTGAGCCTATTTctcttcttttacataatattgTGCttattatgtatatgatttttttcTGATAAAAGATATCGAGGAATTTGTTTAATCAATTGCTGTATATTAATAGGCCGTAATCAAAAGGGAAACTGAACTTACCAATAAAGAGGAAGAGCTACtgctattacaggggaaactccaAAGCAAGGAGATGGTAAGTTTTGGCAAAACTATGCTTCCATCCTTCACTGTGAAATCCCTCTATCTTCTTAACTATTTTGAACCATGCAGGATGGCATGAAGCAGGTTGTGGTTAATCAGGAGGCCACATTAGTAACTAAGATATCTTCTATCGAGGCAGAGCTGGAAACAAAACGGAAATTGGTGGAAGATGAGATCCAGACCAAGAGGCGGGCTTGGGAGTTGAAAGATATGGATATTAAGTATCGGGAGGACCTAATTACTGAAAAGGAATATGATTTGGAGAGGCAATCAAGAACACTAGCTGAGAAGGAGAAAGAGTTGGAAGACAGGGTACGTGTAGttgaggaaaaagaaagaaaccTCCAAGCTGCTGAAAAAGAGGTAGAGTTGCAGAGAACAGTTCTGCAGCAAGAAAAGGAAGGAATCAACAAAATGAGAAATGATCTTGAAAAGTCTCTGAAAATACTGGATGAAAAAAGAAAGTGTGTCGACCATGAGGAAGAGCAAGTGGAGGCTATGAAAAGTGAAACTCAAGAGTTGCTGATTCTGGAAACAAGGCTAAAGCAAGAGATTGATATGATTAGAGCAGAGAAGGAAGAAATTGAGAAGCAGGCAGATCGGCTGAAAGCAGAGAAAGCTAAATTTGAGACTGAATGGGAGGTAATCGATGAGAAGAGAGAAGAGTTACAGAAGGAAGCTGAACGTGTGGCTGAAGAGAAATTGGCCATTTCTAAGCTTCTTAAGGATAGCCGTGACAGCCTGAAAGCAGAGAAAAATGCAATTCAAGAAGAATACAAGCAAAATCTGGAGTCACTTTCTCGTGACCGTGAAACCTTCATGTATGAGATTGAGAGTGAACGTGCAGAGTGGTTTAGCAAAATTCAGAAAGAACGCGAAAACTTTTTGCTGGATGTTGAGATGCAGAAAAAGGAGCTAGAGAACCGCATTGAAAAAAGGCGTGAAGAAATAGAAACTGACCTAAAGGAAAAGGAGAAAGCCTTTGAGGAGCAAAAGAA
Above is a genomic segment from Lycium barbarum isolate Lr01 chromosome 12, ASM1917538v2, whole genome shotgun sequence containing:
- the LOC132624995 gene encoding protein CROWDED NUCLEI 4, encoding MASPGSSRLALTPVNPTPSSALVRVSKTPLTDDVIWKRLREAGFDEDSIKRRDKSALIAYIAKLETQLYDHQYQMGLLILERKEWVSNNEQFKAAAESAELLYKREQAARLSDAAEAKKVENNLKKALGIEKECVANIEKALHEMRAECAEAKVASENKLAEAQSMMEDAQKKYADAGEKLHKAESLEAEASLFNRSAERKLREVESREDDLRRQTLSFKSDCEAKEKEIHLEKQSLSERLKTLQRSQEELLEAQALLNKREDFICNRSLELNRREKDLEDEKLNLENDVKALNEEKRNLELKLKSLSAREKAVIKRETELTNKEEELLLLQGKLQSKEMDGMKQVVVNQEATLVTKISSIEAELETKRKLVEDEIQTKRRAWELKDMDIKYREDLITEKEYDLERQSRTLAEKEKELEDRVRVVEEKERNLQAAEKEVELQRTVLQQEKEGINKMRNDLEKSLKILDEKRKCVDHEEEQVEAMKSETQELLILETRLKQEIDMIRAEKEEIEKQADRLKAEKAKFETEWEVIDEKREELQKEAERVAEEKLAISKLLKDSRDSLKAEKNAIQEEYKQNLESLSRDRETFMYEIESERAEWFSKIQKERENFLLDVEMQKKELENRIEKRREEIETDLKEKEKAFEEQKKRELQDIASLRETVEKELENVGLELKKLDAERKEINLDREKRDKEWAELNNAIEELTVQRLKLEKQRELLHADREEILAQIEQLKKLEDVKIIPDRIVTPKKLPSAKRFLKHPSVMGSGLDGNCNNGVRRNISSVMRENRNSSSPISTPFSWLKRCADTLLERTPSNKRRRENGDTISQLTENGASRPSSPAPEASAVEHLEVPDAPAVEHLEVPPDQNPIAAEETTVYIDKIVTVHEMTEINVKKVAEGSQETLSGESGQKLGNNGSLESDQNGKAERRSRRTRATRK